TCGTCGCGCGGGCGGCTGAGTCGGCGGCTGTGCGAAACGATTCGATAACGGTTCACCCGCCGTTCTCCGGATCGCACCCTCCGAGCGCCTGACGCGACGTATTCTCGGAGTCAATCCTGGGGAGGAGGGGAACGTGGCACGACGACACGTCTATCGGGCGAATGAAGCGAGCGTTGCGGGGGCAGCGGTCGCACTCGCCGACGCGATCTCGCACGACGAGAGCGCCGACCGAGCCGACATCTTCGACGGACTCCACGTCGACGTCATCGCGTCGAACCCGCTCTCGGGTCCCATCATCGTGCCTCGGCGAGTGGCGATCGGCGACTCCGGTCTCGAGGTGCACCCGCTCGCGCTCGGCGCCAGCACGTTCGGCTGGACCCTCAGCACCGAGCAGGCGTTCGACGTGCTCGACCGCTTCGCCGGCCTCGGCGGCTCCCTGGTCGACACCGCCGACAGCTACGCCGCGGGGCGCAGCGAATCCATCATCGGCAAGTGGATGGACTCGCGCGGCACCCGCGACCGCATGGCCATCGCGACGAAGATCGGCCACCACCCCGACCACCGCGGGCTGTCGCCCGCAGAGATCTCGGCGGCCGTCGACGACTCGCTGCTGCGTCTCGGCATCGAGCGCATCGACCTGCTCTACTTCCACGGCGACGATGCCGAGGTGCCGCTCGAGGAGAGCCTCGGCGCGGTCGACGCCCTGATCACCGCAGGCAAGGTCGGCGCGATCGGCGCGGCGGACTTCACGCCCGATCGGCTCATCGAGGCGCGCGTGCTCGCCGCCAACGGCCTGCCGCGATTCCAGGCGCTGACCACGAAGTACAACCTGATGGAGCGACGCCCGTTCGAGGGTGCGCCCGAACTCGTGGCCCATGCGCAGGCGCTCGCCGTGCTGCCCTACTTCGGTCTCGCGAGCGGGTTCCTCGGTGGGCAGGTGCGGCGGCGCGCCGACGTGCGCCACGATGCCAGGGGCGAACGGCAGGCACGATACCTCGGTCGACGCGGCCACCGCGTGCTCGCAGCGGTCGACGAGATCGCGTTCGCGCACGGCGTGCAGCCGGCGACCATCTCGCTCGCATGGCTGCTGGCGAAGCCCACCGTCGTGGCGCCCGTCGTGAGTGCGAGCCGGCCCGATCAGGTCGATGCGCTCATGGCCGCGGCATCCGTCGAACTGCAGCGCTCGGAGATCGTCGAACTCGACCGCGCTTCCGCCTGATCGCGTGGCGGCGCGCCCGGGTGCGCGCCGCCCGAGCGCGCCCGACGCGGGTGGCATAGGCTGATCGGGATGAACGGCGCTGTCGACCTCCCACTCGGCCAGGCCGAGCTCTCCTTCACCGCAGCAGGCGACGCGCGAGTTCGGCGCAGCGTGCTCCCCTCGGGGGTGCGAGTGCTCAGCGAACAGGTGCCGGGCAGTCGCAGCGCGACCATCGGCTTCTGGGTCGCGGTCGGCTCCCGAGACGAGCAGCGAGCGGATGCCGCGCACCCCGCGACGTACGGATCGACGCACTTCCTCGAGCACCTGTTGTTCAAAGGCACCGAGACGCGCTCGGCTCTCGACATCGCGATCTCCTTCGACGCCGTCGGCGGCGAGCACAATGCGCTCACGGCGAAGGAGTACACCTGCTACTACGCCAAGGTGCAAGACCGAGACCTGCCCATGGCGGTCGAGGTGCTCGCCGACATGTTCACGTCATCGTTGCTCGACCCGACCGAGTTCGAGAGCGAGCGCGGGGTCATCCTCGAAGAGCTCTCCATGGCGGGCGACGACCCGGGCGACGTCGCGAACGAGCGCTTCTTCGAGGCGGTGCTCGGAGCGCACCCGCTCGGCCGGCCGATCGGCGGCAACCCCGAGACGATCCGCAGCGCAACGCGCGACGCCGTGTGGGAGCACTACCGGGCCAACTACCGCCCGCAAGACCTGGTCGTCACCGTCGCCGGCGCCGTCGACCACGACCTGCTGCTGGCCGAACTCGACCGGGCGCTCGCGGCGGCCGGGTGGGACCCGACGGTCGCCGGGCGGCCCGTCGATCGGCGTTCCGTGGTACCCGCAGCGCTCGAGGCCGGTCCCGAGGTCTCCGTCGTGGCACGCCCGACCGAGCAGGTGAACCTGCTGCTCGGCGTTCCAGGTCTCGTCGCGACCGATGAACGGCGCCCGACGATGAGCATGCTGAACGCGATCTTCGGCTCGGGCATGTCGTCGCGCCTCTTCCAGCAGGTGCGCGAACGTCGCGGGCTCGCCTACTCGGTCTACTCCTTCGCGCCGGGCTACTCCGACGCCGGCCTCTTCGGCATGTACGCGGGGTGCGCCCCGGCGAAGGCCGGCACAGTCGCCTCCCTCATGCGCGACGAACTCGAGCGGCTCGCCGAACACGGCGTCACCG
The sequence above is a segment of the Agromyces hippuratus genome. Coding sequences within it:
- a CDS encoding aldo/keto reductase, which produces MARRHVYRANEASVAGAAVALADAISHDESADRADIFDGLHVDVIASNPLSGPIIVPRRVAIGDSGLEVHPLALGASTFGWTLSTEQAFDVLDRFAGLGGSLVDTADSYAAGRSESIIGKWMDSRGTRDRMAIATKIGHHPDHRGLSPAEISAAVDDSLLRLGIERIDLLYFHGDDAEVPLEESLGAVDALITAGKVGAIGAADFTPDRLIEARVLAANGLPRFQALTTKYNLMERRPFEGAPELVAHAQALAVLPYFGLASGFLGGQVRRRADVRHDARGERQARYLGRRGHRVLAAVDEIAFAHGVQPATISLAWLLAKPTVVAPVVSASRPDQVDALMAAASVELQRSEIVELDRASA
- a CDS encoding M16 family metallopeptidase translates to MNGAVDLPLGQAELSFTAAGDARVRRSVLPSGVRVLSEQVPGSRSATIGFWVAVGSRDEQRADAAHPATYGSTHFLEHLLFKGTETRSALDIAISFDAVGGEHNALTAKEYTCYYAKVQDRDLPMAVEVLADMFTSSLLDPTEFESERGVILEELSMAGDDPGDVANERFFEAVLGAHPLGRPIGGNPETIRSATRDAVWEHYRANYRPQDLVVTVAGAVDHDLLLAELDRALAAAGWDPTVAGRPVDRRSVVPAALEAGPEVSVVARPTEQVNLLLGVPGLVATDERRPTMSMLNAIFGSGMSSRLFQQVRERRGLAYSVYSFAPGYSDAGLFGMYAGCAPAKAGTVASLMRDELERLAEHGVTAEEMRRASGQLAGASALALEDSDTRMSRLGRAELTLGEFVDLDEALRRISLVTADDVQRLAGDLVARPFSLVAVGAIDETAFTGAAAAVAPSSDVA